A single Heterodontus francisci isolate sHetFra1 chromosome 11, sHetFra1.hap1, whole genome shotgun sequence DNA region contains:
- the LOC137375037 gene encoding transmembrane epididymal protein 1-like has protein sequence MGTFIGHISPGLAFLSFGILYAFKFSLMVLRGEKNQLISPPRTFGFRSCLKRIPAEGVMKIVYGTLAVMAEFFYPPGVYKLILYNKEKPDYPFIHPNEWQHVTMYSYFALSGWVDIISQACLPRRLYLLESIAIALAFYIEALLLHSHMHGKERVEASVHTLLLLACFLVCLILTAEIWRPNNHVLWFTKTCLVMTQGTWLLHVAFILYKPFTGKPWKSDDMANLMFVTNFFCWHIALNIVLLLAIFSLTGLWLRRCSRRGGGSAFQETKEKFSLHLKNVDSRSEYGKLQAAEEEMQLLQERDF, from the coding sequence ATGGGCACCTTTATTGGCCACATCTCACCCGGTTTAGCCTTCCTTTCCTTCGGCATTCTCTACGCCTTCAAGTTTTCGCTGATGGTACTTCGTGGCGAGAAGAACCAACTTATATCTCCTCCCCGGACATTTGGATTTCGGAGCTGTTTGAAGCGGATTCCTGCTGAAGGGGTGATGAAGATCGTGTACGGTACCCTAGCAGTCATGGCAGAGTTCTTTTATCCTCCAGGAGTGTATAAACTGATTCTTTATAACAAGGAGAAACCTGACTACCCATTCATACACCCTAACGAGTGGCAGCATGTCACCATGTATTCCTATTTCGCTCTAAGTGGCTGGGTGGATATTATCAGCCAAGCCTGTCTGCCCAGACGCTTATACCTGTTGGAAAGCATTGCCATCGCCCTCGCTTTTTACATCGAAGCCCTGCTCCTTCATTCCCACATGCATGGAAAAGAGCGGGTGGAAGCCTCTGTGCACACTTTGCTGCTCCTCGCCTGCTTTCTGGTGTGTCTGATCCTCACGGCTGAGATCTGGCGTCCCAATAACCACGTCCTTTGGTTCACCAAAACGTGCTTGGTGATGACCCAAGGAACCTGGCTTCTTCACGTAGCCTTCATTCTCTACAAACCATTCACAGGGAAACCCTGGAAGAGCGACGACATGGCCAACCTAATGTTTGTCACCAATTTTTTCTGCTGGCATATTGCACTGAACATAGTACTGCTCCTGGCGATCTTTTCACTCACTGGACTCTGGCTCCGTCGGTGTTCCCGCCGTGGAGGTGGCTCAGCTTTCCAGGAGACCAAGGAAAAGTTCAGCTTGCACCTGAAGAATGTCGACTCTAGATCAGAATATGGCAAACTCCAGGCTGCGGAGGAGGAAATGCAATTGCTGCAAGAACGTGACTTTTAA